Proteins co-encoded in one Pseudomonadota bacterium genomic window:
- a CDS encoding RluA family pseudouridine synthase, with product MMKGQLSIKKTLSADIQEGVCSYLANESGLSKSRIKDAMTKGALWLSTGRGTKKRFRKASANLPAGSTLELYYDELLLQKTPPPAKLLADFTRYSLWYKPSGLLSQGTMYGDHCALLRQAEQHFNLKRQVFLIHRLDLETSGLILIAHTKAAAAALSELFQSGKITKNYRAEITGRPAQDKGTIALPLDGKTAITEYEIMGYDPETDSSTVFITIRTGRLHQIRRHFEMIGHPVAGDPKYGKNNKNKDGLKLSATGLHFVCPLTRKPQNFNLESFPSAQL from the coding sequence ATGATGAAAGGCCAGTTATCGATTAAAAAGACACTTTCTGCGGACATTCAGGAAGGCGTCTGCTCTTATCTTGCAAATGAAAGCGGGCTTTCGAAAAGCAGAATCAAAGACGCCATGACCAAGGGCGCTCTCTGGCTTTCCACAGGACGGGGCACAAAAAAACGATTTCGCAAGGCCTCGGCCAACCTTCCCGCAGGTTCAACCCTTGAGCTGTATTACGACGAGCTGCTGCTTCAAAAAACACCGCCACCGGCAAAACTTCTGGCTGATTTTACCCGGTACAGTCTGTGGTATAAACCCTCTGGCCTGTTGAGCCAGGGCACCATGTACGGTGACCATTGCGCGCTTTTGCGCCAGGCGGAACAGCATTTCAACCTCAAAAGACAGGTTTTTCTCATCCACCGCCTTGACCTTGAAACTTCAGGGTTAATTTTGATTGCCCATACCAAAGCTGCGGCAGCCGCCCTCTCAGAACTCTTTCAATCCGGGAAAATTACCAAGAATTACCGTGCCGAGATCACGGGTCGACCCGCCCAGGACAAGGGTACCATCGCTCTTCCTCTGGACGGGAAAACCGCAATAACCGAATATGAAATCATGGGATATGATCCGGAAACCGACTCGTCAACAGTGTTTATCACGATCAGAACAGGGCGCCTCCACCAGATAAGAAGGCATTTTGAAATGATTGGTCATCCGGTGGCGGGAGACCCGAAATACGGCAAAAACAACAAAAACAAGGACGGCTTAAAACTCAGCGCCACCGGCCTGCATTTTGTCTGTCCTCTGACCCGGAAACCGCAGAACTTCAACCTTGAGTCCTTTCCCTCTGCACAACTATAA
- a CDS encoding YceI family protein, giving the protein MNRVITSIAVSFVFAFLVGGANAAQEWKIDKDHSALRFSVKHIVTPVVGGFDEFTGMIRFDPNDLENSSIDITVNVSSINTGIKQRDDHLRSADFFEAEKYPEMRFVSKKITDLKNNRYEANGKMTIKQVTKNLALIFTATGEADHPSPKMECTVVGGLVGQTSLKRLDYQVGNGQFFQMGIVGDEVSIELFVEMLRPKADCK; this is encoded by the coding sequence ATGAACAGAGTAATAACAAGTATTGCAGTATCCTTCGTGTTTGCGTTTCTGGTTGGCGGCGCAAATGCCGCGCAGGAGTGGAAGATCGATAAAGACCACTCTGCCCTGCGTTTCTCCGTAAAGCATATTGTCACGCCGGTTGTTGGCGGGTTTGATGAATTTACCGGGATGATCCGGTTTGATCCCAATGATCTTGAAAACAGTTCAATAGATATTACCGTTAACGTGTCGTCAATCAATACCGGTATAAAGCAGCGAGATGATCATTTACGGTCGGCTGATTTTTTTGAAGCAGAGAAATATCCGGAAATGCGCTTTGTAAGTAAAAAAATTACCGACCTGAAGAATAATCGGTATGAAGCCAACGGAAAAATGACAATCAAACAGGTGACAAAAAACCTGGCGCTTATTTTTACCGCCACAGGGGAAGCGGACCACCCGTCTCCGAAGATGGAATGCACCGTGGTCGGCGGTCTGGTGGGGCAGACAAGCTTAAAGCGCTTGGATTACCAGGTGGGAAACGGGCAGTTTTTTCAAATGGGTATCGTTGGTGACGAGGTGTCCATAGAGCTGTTTGTCGAGATGCTTCGGCCCAAGGCGGACTGCAAATAA
- a CDS encoding dodecin family protein produces MPKSVYQIVEFVGTSKISWEDAAKNAIDTARKKYSDLRVATVKELDMTIEGEMVSTFRTKLNLSFKYHL; encoded by the coding sequence ATGCCTAAAAGCGTATACCAAATCGTCGAGTTTGTCGGAACAAGCAAAATTTCATGGGAAGATGCCGCAAAAAATGCTATAGATACCGCCCGAAAAAAATACAGTGATTTACGGGTCGCAACCGTAAAAGAGCTCGATATGACCATTGAAGGCGAAATGGTTTCAACCTTTCGCACGAAATTGAATCTCTCTTTTAAATATCATTTGTAG
- a CDS encoding beta-lactamase family protein, with protein MKIFPGATVGISARDKEKRQLFLGNFGKMGTGKKYTLVSPGTIYDLASLTKPLVTTLSLLSLLSEQKISLDQGLGSCFDGVKKEKKEITIRHLLNHSSGLPDHRPYFKELVKIKEQERKRVLVQWILAEKAEPPGKMSIYSDLGFFILGEVIEKITGKPLNVFAKEKLYKHIESLDFKLGDEKKILCAATERCPWRKRVLQGEVHDQNTSAVGGVSGQAGLFGDVAGVLTFCEGILGQWKEREAPKEYDVGALKEALTRQKNSNNSTWGLGFDTPRDKDSSAGKYLSRLSAGHLGFTGTSFWIDPERDLIIVLLTNRIHPTSANNKIKEFRPLFHDTVVSSLGLI; from the coding sequence ATGAAGATCTTTCCCGGGGCCACGGTGGGAATCTCTGCTAGGGATAAAGAAAAGAGACAACTCTTTTTGGGAAACTTTGGGAAAATGGGTACAGGGAAAAAATATACTCTTGTTTCACCGGGGACGATATATGATCTCGCATCGTTGACAAAACCCCTGGTTACAACCCTGTCGTTGCTTTCGTTGCTTAGTGAGCAAAAAATATCGTTGGACCAGGGGCTTGGCTCCTGTTTCGATGGGGTGAAAAAAGAAAAGAAAGAAATAACCATACGGCATCTGCTCAACCATTCATCGGGTTTGCCGGATCATCGACCATATTTTAAAGAGCTTGTAAAAATAAAGGAGCAAGAGAGAAAAAGAGTTTTAGTGCAATGGATTTTGGCAGAAAAAGCAGAGCCCCCCGGAAAAATGAGCATATACAGTGACCTGGGTTTTTTCATTTTGGGAGAAGTAATAGAAAAAATAACAGGTAAACCGCTTAATGTTTTTGCAAAGGAAAAACTTTATAAACATATTGAAAGTCTTGATTTTAAGCTTGGTGATGAAAAAAAAATATTATGCGCAGCAACGGAAAGATGTCCATGGCGAAAAAGAGTTTTACAGGGAGAGGTTCATGATCAAAACACCTCTGCCGTTGGGGGTGTTTCCGGGCAAGCGGGACTATTCGGAGATGTCGCTGGCGTGTTGACTTTTTGTGAAGGAATACTGGGGCAATGGAAAGAGAGAGAAGCACCCAAAGAGTATGATGTCGGGGCTTTAAAAGAAGCCTTAACCCGCCAAAAGAACAGCAACAATTCAACCTGGGGTTTGGGGTTTGATACCCCGCGAGACAAAGATTCAAGTGCCGGAAAATATTTATCCAGGTTAAGCGCAGGCCACCTTGGTTTTACCGGGACATCCTTCTGGATTGATCCGGAAAGGGACTTGATTATTGTTCTTTTGACAAACAGGATCCATCCGACAAGTGCCAATAATAAAATAAAAGAATTCAGGCCGTTGTTTCACGATACGGTGGTTTCTTCTCTTGGGCTTATCTAG
- a CDS encoding ComF family protein, with the protein MDIGIKTLYSGAMDLLFPPVCLACGNTIASPAPPGKLLCDSCNQDIDTVNNPLCSCCGQAFSHSASTGHTCGFCLTHKWYFTKARALVHYEEPIKAAIHSLKYRGKTAWLPFFTYLYKKIGLPDLSEPDIILPVPLHKNKLKERGFNQAQLLAKAFFPKQKNKILPDILIKIKDTEAQTGKTGMARRVNVTGCFGVNQKHAPLLTGKTVLLVDDVFTTGATVNECARTIQKHHPKDIQVLTLARVKTS; encoded by the coding sequence ATGGATATTGGCATTAAAACTCTTTATTCCGGGGCAATGGACCTTTTGTTTCCCCCTGTCTGTCTTGCCTGCGGGAATACAATTGCCAGTCCCGCCCCCCCCGGAAAACTCCTGTGCGATTCCTGTAATCAGGACATCGATACTGTAAACAATCCGCTGTGTTCGTGTTGCGGACAGGCTTTTTCTCACTCAGCGAGCACGGGGCACACCTGCGGCTTTTGTCTTACCCATAAATGGTATTTTACCAAAGCCCGGGCTCTGGTCCATTATGAAGAGCCCATAAAGGCGGCAATTCATTCGCTAAAATATCGCGGAAAGACCGCCTGGCTGCCTTTTTTTACCTATCTATACAAGAAGATCGGCCTGCCCGACCTTTCAGAACCGGACATCATTCTTCCTGTTCCCCTTCATAAAAACAAACTTAAAGAGCGCGGTTTCAACCAGGCGCAACTCCTTGCAAAAGCCTTTTTTCCGAAACAGAAAAATAAGATTCTCCCGGACATATTAATAAAAATAAAAGACACTGAAGCGCAAACCGGCAAAACCGGCATGGCGCGTCGGGTGAATGTTACGGGCTGTTTTGGGGTCAATCAGAAACACGCGCCGCTACTCACCGGTAAAACGGTACTTCTTGTTGATGATGTATTCACCACAGGAGCAACGGTTAACGAGTGCGCCAGAACCATACAAAAACACCACCCTAAAGACATACAAGTACTCACCCTTGCCCGAGTAAAAACCTCATGA
- the mtnA gene encoding S-methyl-5-thioribose-1-phosphate isomerase, producing the protein MKVNNKQYRTIWPDETNPSVIKIIDQRHLPHAFAVEALTTVDDFYRAIKEMHVRGAGLIGATAGFGMYCATLHASNDDPEKYILAAAAKLKQSRPTAKNLFWAVDRQLAALTRETTLAGKQKTALETAREIADEDAAFCKNIGLHGLEIIKEISRKKHGAPVNILTHCNAGWLAFVDYGSATAPIYAAHMDGIAVHVWVDETRPWLQGAKLTAWELKEEGVPHTLIADNTGGHLMQHGMVDLVLVGTDRTTRTGDVANKIGTYLKALAAKDNNVPFYVALPSSTFDWDISDGLSEIPIEQRSSEELCFISGLTDKGTIEKILVPPPGTPGANYGFDVTPARLITGLITERGVTSADEESILALFPEHKNTSTRASR; encoded by the coding sequence ATGAAGGTAAACAACAAACAGTATCGCACAATCTGGCCGGATGAAACAAACCCTTCTGTCATAAAAATCATTGATCAGAGACACTTACCTCATGCTTTCGCGGTGGAGGCTTTAACAACTGTTGATGATTTTTACCGGGCCATTAAAGAGATGCATGTCCGGGGTGCAGGACTCATTGGTGCCACCGCCGGTTTTGGCATGTATTGCGCAACCCTTCACGCATCTAACGACGACCCGGAAAAATATATCCTTGCAGCGGCAGCCAAACTTAAACAATCCCGCCCTACAGCGAAAAACCTTTTCTGGGCTGTTGATCGTCAGCTGGCAGCTCTTACCCGGGAGACAACCCTGGCAGGCAAACAGAAAACAGCCCTTGAAACTGCCCGCGAAATTGCTGATGAAGATGCGGCGTTTTGTAAAAACATAGGGCTGCACGGATTAGAAATAATCAAGGAAATCAGCAGAAAAAAACATGGCGCACCGGTGAACATCCTCACCCATTGCAATGCCGGGTGGCTGGCTTTTGTCGATTATGGCTCAGCAACCGCGCCTATTTATGCGGCACACATGGACGGCATTGCTGTGCATGTCTGGGTTGACGAAACCCGACCATGGCTTCAGGGGGCCAAACTGACCGCCTGGGAACTGAAAGAAGAAGGGGTGCCGCACACCCTGATTGCCGACAACACCGGCGGACACCTCATGCAACACGGCATGGTGGACCTGGTTCTTGTCGGCACCGACAGAACAACCAGGACCGGAGATGTTGCAAATAAAATAGGAACCTACCTCAAGGCCCTTGCCGCAAAAGACAACAACGTCCCTTTTTATGTTGCCCTGCCTTCGTCAACCTTTGATTGGGATATTTCCGATGGCCTTTCTGAAATTCCTATCGAGCAGAGGTCTTCTGAGGAATTGTGCTTTATCTCCGGTCTCACAGATAAAGGAACAATCGAAAAAATCCTTGTTCCTCCTCCGGGCACACCTGGAGCAAATTACGGATTTGATGTAACTCCGGCACGGCTCATAACCGGTTTAATTACCGAAAGAGGCGTTACCTCAGCAGATGAAGAATCCATTCTGGCTTTATTTCCAGAACACAAAAACACCTCAACACGAGCATCACGGTGA
- a CDS encoding dihydropteroate synthase — MTKILAIAESINIMGNRSGAAMKERNPAPVQEMAKEEAAAGAAYLDLNIGPARKDGTELMPWIVETVQAVVATPLCLDTTNTDAMAAGFKVVKNKADAIMNSISAQPERMQKLIPVAAEAGCNVVALLWGPDGMPRDSNERASMSVDLMMALAEAGIPNEKMLFDPIATPITLGTDQINAAFEFLSMVPDIAPGAGSTIGLSNVSNGVADHLRKYLDRTYLIMLMKHGLTTAIVNSYDAELMAIASGQRQNLTDLVFGLMDGNDPGTAGLSESELQHYKTFKCLSGQTLFSESWLEL, encoded by the coding sequence ATGACCAAAATTTTAGCAATTGCAGAAAGCATCAATATCATGGGAAACAGAAGCGGCGCCGCGATGAAGGAAAGAAATCCCGCTCCTGTCCAGGAAATGGCTAAAGAAGAAGCCGCAGCGGGCGCAGCTTACCTTGATCTCAACATCGGGCCGGCAAGAAAAGACGGCACCGAACTCATGCCGTGGATTGTCGAAACGGTTCAGGCCGTCGTTGCTACGCCTTTATGCCTTGACACCACCAACACCGATGCCATGGCCGCGGGCTTCAAGGTTGTAAAAAACAAAGCTGATGCGATCATGAACTCCATCTCCGCCCAGCCCGAAAGAATGCAGAAGCTGATTCCCGTGGCCGCAGAAGCCGGTTGCAATGTTGTCGCCCTGCTCTGGGGTCCGGACGGCATGCCCCGCGACTCAAACGAACGCGCCTCCATGTCCGTTGACCTGATGATGGCCCTTGCCGAAGCAGGCATACCCAATGAAAAAATGCTCTTCGATCCAATTGCCACGCCGATTACCCTTGGAACGGATCAGATCAACGCCGCTTTTGAATTCCTTAGCATGGTCCCGGACATCGCCCCCGGCGCCGGTTCAACCATCGGTCTTTCCAATGTTTCCAACGGTGTGGCGGATCATCTTCGTAAATACCTTGACCGAACCTACCTCATCATGCTGATGAAGCACGGTCTTACCACCGCAATTGTCAATTCTTATGATGCAGAACTGATGGCCATTGCTTCCGGCCAGCGCCAGAATCTTACCGACCTGGTCTTTGGGCTTATGGACGGCAATGATCCCGGCACCGCAGGCCTTTCCGAGTCAGAGCTTCAGCATTACAAAACCTTTAAGTGCCTGTCCGGTCAAACCCTGTTTTCCGAGTCCTGGCTGGAGCTGTAA
- a CDS encoding glycosyltransferase family 2 protein, with protein sequence MECPDFSVCTIARNPIRIANFLNSLQSAAQQVSIEIIIMEGVPGIFDDSMIREFSEVTVLKTPGNRPGDAGALNLAAHKACGRYIAFLDQDVAVQPDSLRIMVDFLDSAPDTGIAGPLHLDPQGIRLPSAFSFPGSFSLLGLMLGFLNPCTLHNNLFEPTGSPVKSDWLLGDCFFIRKDAMDEIGFLDDRFCGYYCFVDYCLRASKAGWHIHFVPRAIAIHHNFPDMKASFSGTLRYMKKNWFF encoded by the coding sequence ATGGAATGCCCCGACTTTTCTGTCTGCACCATCGCCAGAAATCCCATCCGCATCGCTAATTTTCTCAATTCTCTGCAAAGCGCCGCCCAACAGGTTTCTATTGAAATAATTATTATGGAAGGTGTCCCGGGAATCTTCGACGATTCAATGATACGTGAGTTTTCTGAGGTTACCGTACTAAAAACTCCCGGCAACAGACCCGGTGATGCCGGTGCATTAAATTTAGCGGCCCATAAGGCCTGCGGCCGGTACATCGCCTTCCTGGATCAGGATGTTGCCGTTCAACCGGACAGCCTGAGAATCATGGTTGATTTCCTTGACTCCGCGCCGGATACCGGCATCGCCGGACCGTTACACCTCGACCCGCAGGGAATCCGGTTGCCGTCGGCTTTTTCTTTTCCCGGTTCTTTTTCTCTTCTTGGTTTGATGCTTGGCTTTCTTAATCCCTGCACCCTGCACAACAACCTTTTCGAACCCACCGGTTCGCCTGTTAAATCCGACTGGCTGCTCGGTGATTGTTTTTTCATCAGAAAAGACGCAATGGATGAAATCGGCTTTCTTGATGACAGGTTCTGTGGATATTATTGCTTTGTCGATTACTGCCTTCGCGCATCAAAGGCTGGCTGGCATATTCATTTTGTGCCGCGTGCCATCGCCATTCACCATAATTTCCCGGACATGAAGGCTTCGTTCTCCGGCACGTTACGATATATGAAAAAAAATTGGTTCTTTTAA
- a CDS encoding 3-deoxy-7-phosphoheptulonate synthase class II — protein sequence MSQSSWSNSSWQNFPAMQQPKWPDQEEYNTIMEELSKLPPLVFAGEIRTLKKQLAMAAEGKAFLLQGGDCAEAFTNCTAPGIRETLKVILQMTVILAYVGGKPVVKVGRIAGQYAKPRSSDTEIINGVEMPSYRGDMVNSSEPIPEARKPDPKRILKGYLLAAATMNILRAFTRGGYAALERVHAWNNEFVKNSPQGRLYDKVARDIDNALNFMRVVGLDTDVPQLNQATFFTSHEALLLGYEQAMTRCDSTTGDWYDCSAHMLWIGDRTRQLDGAHVEFLRGVLNPLGIKIGPTHDIDQIKRIFSRLNPENEPGRLTVITRFGAERIGDYLPHLTREMNKEGFNLVWSCDPMHGNTYTAESGHKTRNFDKILQEIRTFFEIHWAEGTIPGGVHFELTGENVSECTGGGRDIKDADLSRMYLTNCDPRLNAEQSLELAFQIAEMIRG from the coding sequence ATGAGCCAATCATCCTGGAGCAACTCAAGCTGGCAGAATTTTCCGGCTATGCAGCAACCCAAGTGGCCGGATCAGGAAGAATACAACACGATTATGGAGGAGCTGTCAAAACTCCCGCCCCTGGTCTTTGCCGGTGAAATCCGCACCTTGAAAAAACAACTGGCCATGGCCGCCGAAGGAAAGGCTTTCCTGCTACAGGGTGGAGACTGTGCCGAGGCATTCACCAATTGTACTGCACCGGGGATCAGGGAAACCCTGAAAGTCATCCTGCAGATGACGGTGATTCTCGCCTATGTGGGCGGCAAACCCGTTGTCAAAGTCGGGCGCATAGCCGGTCAATACGCTAAACCCCGATCCTCGGATACCGAAATTATTAACGGCGTTGAGATGCCCAGCTACCGTGGGGACATGGTCAACAGTTCAGAGCCCATCCCTGAAGCCAGAAAGCCTGATCCCAAAAGAATCCTCAAAGGCTATCTGCTTGCCGCAGCCACAATGAATATCCTCAGGGCTTTCACCCGGGGCGGTTATGCCGCTTTGGAACGGGTTCATGCCTGGAATAATGAATTTGTAAAAAACTCTCCCCAGGGCCGTTTGTACGACAAGGTTGCCCGGGACATTGACAACGCTTTGAACTTCATGCGCGTCGTGGGGTTGGACACCGATGTGCCGCAACTGAACCAGGCGACCTTTTTCACCTCCCACGAAGCGCTGCTTCTGGGATATGAGCAAGCCATGACCCGTTGCGATTCAACCACCGGCGACTGGTACGACTGCAGCGCCCACATGTTGTGGATCGGCGACCGGACCAGGCAGCTTGACGGCGCCCATGTGGAATTTCTGCGGGGCGTGCTGAATCCCTTAGGCATAAAGATCGGCCCCACCCACGATATTGATCAGATAAAACGGATATTCAGTCGATTGAACCCGGAAAACGAACCCGGCAGGTTAACAGTAATCACCAGGTTCGGCGCTGAGCGCATCGGCGACTATCTCCCTCATCTCACCCGAGAAATGAATAAAGAAGGCTTCAACCTGGTGTGGAGTTGCGACCCCATGCACGGCAACACCTATACGGCTGAAAGCGGCCACAAGACAAGAAATTTCGACAAAATCCTCCAGGAAATCCGCACGTTTTTCGAAATTCACTGGGCGGAAGGCACCATCCCGGGCGGCGTGCATTTTGAGCTGACCGGCGAAAACGTCTCCGAATGCACTGGTGGCGGCCGGGACATCAAGGACGCGGATCTGAGCAGAATGTACCTCACCAACTGTGATCCTCGGCTTAATGCGGAGCAAAGCCTTGAACTGGCGTTCCAGATTGCAGAGATGATCCGCGGCTGA
- a CDS encoding B12-binding domain-containing radical SAM protein has protein sequence MKKIVLICPAYGNKLLENVRVLALPPLNLGLLAAHTPKQFDVRIVDEAMEDIDFDTPADLVGITCMTPMAPRAYEIATEFRNRGVPVVLGGIHASMLPEEAERFADAVVVGEGEEIWPQVLADFEKGTLQKRYTAKTRPDITFLPAPRRELFAPGYFVQTVQTSRGCPHNCKFCSVTLFNGGQCRLRDIDTVIDEINAIKDKRLFIIDDNIIGSGKKYIDRAFKLFDRLKDTKKQWGGQTCLNIVEHDGLLKAAAASGAKAFLIGFESIQEETLSAYNKNVNLRPTTKNFKEAIKKIHDHGIAIVGGFMFGADDHTSDTFKRTLDFIMDAQVDAVQLSIQTPLPGTALYKQLEDEGRILLNDYPKDWDAYNIFEPVFQPKHMTPEELYSGLVSAYETVSSFRTSLFRGVRTFIKTKSLFSTGISFFWNYDSYKTITKITRPRIYNTQ, from the coding sequence ATGAAAAAAATTGTCCTCATCTGCCCGGCCTACGGAAATAAACTCCTTGAAAATGTCCGGGTACTCGCTCTGCCCCCCCTGAACCTTGGCCTCCTGGCAGCCCATACCCCGAAACAATTCGATGTGCGGATTGTTGACGAGGCCATGGAGGATATAGATTTTGACACCCCTGCGGATCTTGTGGGAATAACCTGTATGACTCCCATGGCGCCGCGGGCCTATGAAATCGCCACTGAATTCCGCAACCGCGGGGTGCCCGTTGTCCTGGGCGGCATTCATGCCTCCATGCTCCCGGAAGAAGCTGAGCGCTTTGCCGATGCTGTGGTGGTTGGCGAAGGGGAGGAAATATGGCCACAGGTGCTTGCTGATTTCGAAAAAGGAACTTTGCAGAAACGCTATACCGCCAAAACCAGGCCGGACATCACTTTTCTGCCGGCACCACGCCGCGAGTTGTTTGCCCCAGGCTACTTTGTGCAAACAGTACAGACATCCCGGGGTTGTCCTCACAACTGCAAGTTCTGCTCGGTCACCCTTTTTAACGGCGGCCAATGCCGGCTGCGCGACATAGACACGGTTATTGACGAAATAAACGCAATAAAAGATAAACGACTCTTCATCATCGATGACAACATCATCGGCTCAGGAAAGAAATATATCGACCGTGCGTTCAAACTCTTTGACCGCCTCAAGGACACAAAAAAGCAATGGGGCGGGCAGACATGCCTTAATATCGTTGAGCATGACGGTCTGTTGAAAGCCGCGGCAGCCAGCGGCGCCAAGGCCTTTCTCATCGGTTTTGAATCCATCCAGGAAGAAACCCTGTCGGCGTATAACAAAAATGTGAACTTACGGCCGACCACGAAAAATTTCAAAGAAGCCATTAAAAAAATCCACGATCACGGCATCGCCATTGTCGGCGGTTTCATGTTCGGGGCTGACGACCACACCAGCGATACGTTCAAACGAACCCTGGACTTTATCATGGATGCCCAGGTTGATGCAGTCCAGCTCAGTATCCAAACCCCCCTACCGGGCACCGCCCTGTATAAGCAACTGGAGGATGAAGGACGAATTCTGTTAAACGATTACCCCAAGGACTGGGATGCATACAATATTTTTGAGCCGGTATTTCAACCCAAGCACATGACGCCGGAAGAGCTCTACAGCGGCCTGGTCAGCGCCTATGAAACCGTTTCTTCATTCAGGACTTCACTGTTCCGCGGGGTTCGAACGTTTATTAAAACCAAAAGCCTGTTCAGCACCGGGATCTCTTTCTTCTGGAATTACGACAGTTACAAAACAATAACCAAAATTACCCGCCCGAGAATATACAACACTCAATAG
- a CDS encoding type I restriction enzyme HsdR N-terminal domain-containing protein, whose product MADIPSHHIIYGTLTDFITGEEIVDTDDERIRQELGRFLVHSLGYDKTDLEPRHTIETLFAGQFVISTIDFIVSVSGKRFMILRYGPGSLVTRERPALAAARVLDSSVQLPITVVTNGQDAEILDTYTGKVLLQGLDSIPSKAAAASLIKTLQFLPLTDSGKKERELRVLNAFDVEVCCAGGPCALPGAKEG is encoded by the coding sequence ATGGCTGATATCCCTTCACACCACATAATCTACGGCACCTTGACTGATTTTATCACCGGAGAGGAAATCGTTGATACCGACGACGAACGGATCCGCCAGGAGCTTGGCCGCTTTCTGGTTCATTCTCTCGGATATGACAAAACAGACCTGGAGCCGAGGCATACAATTGAAACCCTGTTTGCCGGGCAATTTGTGATTTCAACCATTGATTTTATTGTCAGCGTTTCAGGAAAAAGATTCATGATTCTCCGTTACGGCCCGGGGTCCCTGGTAACAAGGGAACGCCCGGCCTTGGCTGCGGCGCGGGTCCTTGATTCCTCTGTTCAGTTGCCCATCACCGTGGTGACCAACGGTCAGGATGCTGAAATCCTTGACACCTACACCGGAAAAGTCCTGCTGCAGGGCCTTGACTCCATTCCTTCAAAAGCTGCGGCGGCATCATTGATCAAAACATTACAATTTTTGCCGTTGACTGATTCAGGGAAAAAAGAAAGAGAACTGCGAGTTCTCAATGCTTTTGATGTGGAAGTGTGTTGTGCGGGTGGGCCTTGCGCCCTGCCCGGTGCTAAAGAAGGGTGA